A genomic window from Longimicrobiales bacterium includes:
- a CDS encoding aminotransferase class I/II-fold pyridoxal phosphate-dependent enzyme, with amino-acid sequence MPLDRVAGVLAAHVSDLEERGTAKGAETVVTEVVRPRGGRGPRFRLKGAGEREFLRMNSNSYLGMSLHLDVIAAEEEAAQRYGAGPGAVRFISGTYDAHVELERRLAQFHDREAAMIFSSAYATVVSTIVPLTTDRTILISDELNHNCIINAMRLSRPLDKAVYAHSSMTQLREALENASTRDAARAIVVTDGIFSMRGDHAPLAEVMDIAAQYDDRFPENVIVVVDDSHGVGAFGATGRGTEEYTSAPPADVLVGTLGKAFGVNGGYVTSREAVIRFLRETAPMYIYSNPITPAEASAALKSLELLDSPAGRELLVRLRALTKRFEDGLVRLGFEVIPGEHPVVPLMVRDTARTRALVAHLKENGVLATGLAFPVVPRGDEEIRFQVNADHTEADIDEVLDVLSRFG; translated from the coding sequence GGACGCGGGCCCCGATTCCGGCTGAAGGGTGCGGGCGAGCGCGAGTTTCTGCGCATGAACTCGAACTCCTATCTCGGCATGTCCCTGCACCTCGATGTGATCGCCGCCGAAGAGGAAGCGGCGCAGCGCTACGGTGCGGGCCCGGGGGCTGTGCGTTTCATCAGCGGAACGTATGACGCGCATGTCGAGCTGGAGCGGCGGCTCGCACAGTTCCACGACCGCGAGGCCGCCATGATCTTCAGCTCGGCCTATGCGACCGTTGTGAGCACAATCGTACCGCTGACGACGGACCGCACGATCCTCATCAGTGACGAGCTGAATCACAACTGCATCATCAACGCGATGCGCCTCTCGCGTCCGCTCGACAAGGCCGTGTACGCCCATTCCAGCATGACGCAGCTGCGCGAAGCCCTCGAGAACGCCTCCACCCGGGATGCCGCACGCGCCATCGTCGTGACGGACGGGATCTTCAGCATGCGCGGCGATCATGCACCGCTCGCCGAAGTCATGGACATCGCGGCGCAATACGATGATCGCTTCCCGGAGAACGTCATCGTCGTGGTCGACGACTCTCACGGTGTGGGCGCGTTCGGCGCGACCGGGCGCGGCACCGAGGAGTACACGTCGGCTCCGCCGGCCGATGTGCTTGTCGGCACACTCGGCAAGGCGTTCGGTGTGAACGGCGGATACGTGACGTCACGCGAGGCCGTCATTCGGTTCCTGCGCGAGACTGCGCCCATGTACATCTATTCGAATCCGATCACACCGGCGGAGGCGAGCGCGGCCCTGAAATCGCTCGAGCTGCTGGACAGCCCGGCCGGACGGGAGCTGCTGGTACGCCTGCGCGCACTCACGAAGCGATTCGAGGATGGACTGGTCCGCCTCGGCTTCGAGGTGATTCCGGGCGAGCATCCCGTGGTCCCTCTGATGGTGCGGGACACGGCGCGCACGCGCGCGCTCGTCGCTCATCTGAAGGAGAACGGCGTGCTGGCCACCGGCCTGGCCTTCCCTGTCGTACCGCGCGGTGACGAGGAGATCCGGTTCCAGGTGAATGCGGACCATACGGAGGCCGATATCGACGAGGTGCTCGACGTCCTGTCCCGCTTCGGCTGA
- the truA gene encoding tRNA pseudouridine(38-40) synthase TruA, whose product MSAHMEADEHRVKLTLHYDGGEFAGWQVQRGARTVQGELETALRRLTGRATRVTGAGRTDAGVHATGQVVGVVVPERWTAVELRRALNAVLPRDVWVAEACMAAPGFHARYDAVARGYTYRLGTADVSRSPFVRRWCWPLAQTVPLDRLNDAAARFRGEHSFRAFAKSGQPHRGEYCTVHTAYWREASSSTATFHVVANRFLHHMVRYMVGTMVEVGSGRRPATHIDALLRNEPHVVTSRPAPAAGLYLTRVYYDTTQIATHEDWSTGDAADEILS is encoded by the coding sequence GTGAGCGCGCACATGGAGGCGGACGAGCACCGGGTGAAGCTGACGCTGCACTACGACGGCGGCGAATTCGCAGGCTGGCAGGTGCAGCGGGGGGCGCGGACGGTCCAGGGCGAGCTGGAAACGGCGCTGCGGCGCCTGACGGGGCGCGCGACACGAGTCACGGGGGCGGGCCGCACGGATGCCGGTGTCCATGCGACCGGCCAGGTCGTGGGTGTTGTCGTCCCGGAGCGCTGGACTGCGGTGGAGCTCAGGCGGGCACTCAATGCGGTACTGCCGCGGGACGTGTGGGTGGCGGAGGCGTGCATGGCCGCACCGGGATTCCACGCGCGTTACGACGCGGTCGCACGGGGGTACACATACAGGCTCGGCACAGCCGACGTTTCGCGCTCGCCGTTCGTGCGGCGCTGGTGCTGGCCGCTCGCTCAGACGGTGCCGCTGGACCGGCTGAACGATGCGGCCGCTCGCTTTCGCGGCGAGCACTCGTTCCGTGCCTTTGCGAAATCGGGGCAGCCGCACCGCGGCGAGTACTGCACGGTGCACACAGCATACTGGCGCGAGGCGTCGAGCTCGACGGCGACGTTTCACGTAGTCGCCAACCGCTTTCTGCACCACATGGTGCGGTACATGGTGGGCACGATGGTGGAGGTCGGCAGCGGACGGCGACCGGCGACGCACATCGACGCCCTGCTGCGCAACGAGCCGCACGTCGTGACATCACGACCGGCGCCGGCGGCGGGCTTGTACCTGACACGCGTGTATTACGACACGACGCAGATCGCCACACACGAAGACTGGAGCACCGGGGACGCAGCCGATGAAATTCTTTCTTGA
- the fsa gene encoding fructose-6-phosphate aldolase has product MKFFLDSADLTEIRRAMDAGLIDGITTNPSLLAKVAGADHEPREVLAEICRIVPGPISAEVVATTRDEMLREGRELAKLADNIVVKVPLTEAGLMACRHFRAEDIRVNVTLCFSAAQALLAAKAGASYISPFVGRLDDIAQDGMQLIEQIVQMYGNYDFQTEVLVASVRHPVHVVQAALIGADVATVPAKVLHQLMQHPLTDKGLAGFLADWQKLPEAKRAI; this is encoded by the coding sequence ATGAAATTCTTTCTTGACAGCGCAGACCTGACCGAGATCCGCCGCGCCATGGACGCGGGGCTGATCGACGGCATCACGACCAACCCGTCTCTACTCGCGAAGGTCGCAGGTGCAGACCACGAGCCGCGCGAAGTGCTCGCCGAGATCTGCCGTATCGTGCCCGGCCCGATCAGTGCCGAAGTCGTCGCGACGACGCGCGACGAGATGCTGCGCGAGGGCCGCGAGCTCGCGAAGCTGGCCGACAACATCGTCGTGAAGGTGCCGCTCACCGAGGCCGGCCTCATGGCGTGCCGTCATTTCCGCGCCGAGGACATCCGCGTCAACGTCACACTCTGCTTCTCCGCGGCGCAGGCACTGCTCGCCGCGAAGGCGGGCGCCTCCTACATATCGCCGTTCGTGGGCCGCCTCGATGACATCGCGCAGGACGGCATGCAGCTGATCGAGCAGATCGTGCAGATGTACGGGAATTACGATTTCCAGACGGAGGTCCTGGTCGCGTCCGTGCGCCATCCGGTGCACGTGGTGCAGGCAGCGCTGATCGGCGCCGATGTCGCGACCGTGCCTGCCAAGGTGCTGCACCAGCTGATGCAGCATCCGCTGACGGACAAGGGCCTCGCAGGCTTCCTGGCCGACTGGCAGAAGCTGCCGGAGGCGAAGCGGGCGATCTGA